Sequence from the Mytilus galloprovincialis chromosome 10, xbMytGall1.hap1.1, whole genome shotgun sequence genome:
AGATAACCCTAGCCGTATTgatcacaactttttggaacttttggtcctcagtgctcttcaactttgtacttgttttggctttcggaGTTTTTTCATCTGGGCGTCGCTGGTTGGTCTCGTGTCTCGAAACGCAtgctggcgtattaaattttaaacctggtaccttttgttaactattattcgtgtgtttctctgtcctatatgttctcccatttatttgtattgtagtcctgtaatgtattgtgataattttaatgttatatttaacattgccataaaagcggtaggtttggcatgccacaaaaccaggttcaatccaccatttttctaaatatgtcctgtaccaagtcaaggagtggccattgttattttatagttcggttctgtgtgtgttacattttaatgttgtgtttctgttgtgttgtagttaTCCTCTCacatttgatacgtttccctcagttttagtttgtaacccggatttgtttttttctcgatcgatttatgaacagcggtatactactgttgcctttatataccacTAGATGCCGGGAGTGTTCCGGAATAGTAAGCGGTTTCTGATCTATTACtatcgcctttcatattctattgttcgaaaacgcgaaaacgcaaaCGCGAAGTCGAAACGGTTTCGCGTTTTTTACTTCGCCTTTTTTGCGTTTTCGACTtatcgacttcgcgttttcgccttttgGACTTCGCttttttgcgtttttgcgttttcgacttcgcgatttcgcgttttcgccctatagaataagAAAGGCGAAAACGTGAAACGGCCTCAACCGGCCACCAtatgtaaatcttatttttttctgtcgtattcgtgtgttatggtaaagataattaataatccagttcatttattagattttagtttggatcaactaaatttatacgatatatttggtttacagtttgattcagaagaaagaccgacatagctagataataccattaattatctaattacctCCAAAATTTAATATTAGgtagtattttaattttaattttcattttattaataaatgttataccAGTCTTACAAATCTAATTGAATTTTATCCTTATTCTATCTTATTCCGGGAAatctttttagaaattcaaatgaaaCGTCACTTTGTGCGGTGAcggctttggctaactcggctgcTAGTTTCTGTTGTTTTATGCAAtatatccgtttttattctgtagtacaccacttcggttttatcatgtgtATCTATcatataaacattttataaagtttactgtttaaacaaatatgaattattctaaataatgagGATGTCCTTATCCCAAGCAGAtaaccctagccgtattggtcacaactttttggaacttttggtcctcggtgctcttcaactttgtacttgttttggctttcggaGTTTTTTCATCTGGGCGTCGCTGGTTGGTCTCGTGTTTCGAAACGCAtgctggcgtattaaattttaaacctggtaccttttgttaactattattcgtgtgtttctctgtcctatatgttctcccatttatttgtattttagtcctgtcatgtaatgtgaTAATTGTAATgtcatatttaacattgccataaaagcgggaggttttgacatgccacaaagccaggttcaatccaccattttctaaatatgtcctgtaccaagtcaggataaaGTTCtgttctgtgtgtgttacattttaatgttgtgtttctgttgtgtcgtagttatcCTCTtacatttaatgcgtttccctcagttttagcttgtaacccggatttgtttttttctcgatcgatttatgaacagcggtatactactgttgcctttatataccacTAAATGCCGGAAGTGTTACGGAATAGAAAGCGGTTTCTGATCTATTAATAATGACAACCATTCTTTTGCTCATACAAGTAAAATTAGATAATATAACAACCAATGAAACGAAAAGGGGCTGTGGTTACGTCATGTATAACATATCAATCGTAATATGTGCCACAGATGTTTTACAAGGTGAACCAAAATTTGACGTCTGTAAAAATTTCGAATGGATAAATACAAATTCCTCAATAGTGATCCATGCGTGTGTTCAGTAGTTTGCTTAAGAGCTGTAATTCTGCTGAAGATAATCACGAAAGGAAACACATACCCTGGAAAATCGTACCAAAATGATGTAGGCTTTGGTTGAATGTTACATGTAAATGGAAAAGTTCACATAAAGTAATTGAGATGTACTTTATTTCAAGAATCGACTTTCGTTATCATATTTTTATTCTTTGGTCGAGACAAGAAACGGATGTAACTTGTTCGTTGATGTATTCTTTACAACTGAATAGATAGATCGTCACCAGATTTTAGCATACTAGTATTAAGTGAAAGGATACCAATAATGTAGAATAATGTGAAAAGCTAGATGGTTTTCATTTAAAGCTCCAGAGTGTGTGAATTATGGAATACGTAGACATGTAGACAAGAAGAGGATCACAATGTGTTTCCATAGAGTGCCGGTTATCTGCTTAAAAACTTGATTCAAGATGATTGAAAAGAATAAACACATTTGATTGTTATACTCGGTGGAAAAATTGATAACAATTTCGTTGGAATCAAATAACTGCACATAATATGTTACAGTAATAGAATGACAAACTCACGATAGTTGAATGGCAAACATTTAAGGGACTAATACCTGCTGCGTTTGCTCTTGATTACCATTTTTGTATACTTATCATCATTATACATTTGACTACATTCATAACCGGATCAAATTGATATGGAGAAAAGTAAATGAGAATAAACTTTAAATTCCATAACATTCGTCTTTTTAGAATAAAATAGCAATATAGGTATAAGTTTATTAGGAGACTGTCCTCTATATGACAAAGAAATAGTAACAATAACGGGTCTCTATAAGACCTTCAATCTAATGCaatattatcaaatgaatatgtCTACATGATGAAACAGATGAAAAAATGACTTTCACTTATTGCGAACCCTATGTTAGTTTTctatagattcacctgcaagttacctgtcgatttaaacttttgtaagttctattgacccatctaacaaatacaacaggtattgttctctgtatagttcattcaccaggacctttaaatttcttctaggagaaatatatcactcattgattaatttacctgaccaaaaaattatctgtttttttattgaaatacttctataaactcacataaactgtatgcaatattgtatttattcaatatatcattaatatattttcaatctgttcaatataaaatctgatttaataataaaaagtttaatttagacacattttttagtattttccaatgaatttgcatgttttttttgttgttaattaatagactatgtttatgaagaccttaatttttatttatcaaacacacaaaaatatttattgaatatttgatcaaaaatcaacttttaatttttaaatcattattaatattgaacacatcaaaaacgagtttttggtattgaataaatacaacaccacatgcagttttgtgagtcctttcttagtattggtataagtattttttcatcattgacagttcaattttttgttcaggtatattaatcaatgagtgatatatttctcccagaagaaatttaaaggtccttgtgaataaactatacagagaacaataccttttgtatttgttagatgggacaatagaactgccaaaagtttaaatcgacaggtaacttgcaggtgaatctatggaaaactatcatagggttcgctatAACAAGTTTGTTATCACAGATATCGCTACATCAATTGTTTACTACACGTATAAACTTGTCTGTCCATATATATTTCAACCAGTAACTGTTTGTGTTACATTAAGTCCGGGAACAATCGGTTTTGTTCTTAGAATGTTATCTGCTTTCCAGAATTTTCCACCTGGTACTACAGGCACTGGTAAAACTTTTGAGGCCATATAACCCGGATGTTCATATAACATTTCATGTCCTTCAACACAAATGTTAAGGATTTCATAATTTCCAGATGGATCTGTTAAATATCGTACACATTCACAACCCGAGAACGAGATTTCAGCATTAGGAATGGGTTCACCGAGTTCATTTATTACTCGTCCAAACACTTGTGCACCTGGACATGCGCACACTTTACAACACGTTGGAACAGGTTCCACAAAATTTGTACTACATACTGTAAAGAAGCAAGTAAATTAGATTAAGTATACAGGAACGTTTATATTCAAACATAGTGATTATCCGTTTGACCGTCAACAAGAtctgaacaaaaatatttcaaatataaccATACGTATTTGttgtttgaatataaaaaatacattaacAAAAGTCGTTTGATTAATAAGTTCTCACCAACATTGACAAGTGAGTGTTTTCTGTCCTCTTTTATCAGTACTTTTGTGTTCTCACTAATTTGATAGACATTTTTCTATTATTACCGTAGATGTTCATATACATCGAAAAAAGTCTAGTTTGTCAGATGAAAAAtctgttttgtttcattttctttaGAATTTTGTGTCCTCACTTAAAAGACGTTTTTTTATTGTTACTGCAGACATTCATTGGCAGATTGTTGACTAACAGATTTGGTTTATTTTACTTCATTGTATTAGTATTcctatatgttatttttttctttgaaactgTCTCTTTTCACTTATGAATCCTATGATGTCAATGTcatagcattttttattttatcagcacATATTGTGTTACATCTAGTTATTTTAGTATTGTTTGTTTTGTCAATATTGTGATTGATATCATGTCACACAAAGATAGAGCAAtactttgaaataacataaaaaaaactgtttaccTTTTGGACCAGACGATGACAGACTTAATGTTGGAAGTGTTGGGGATGGTGTTGGTTGTTCTTTTGAGTAATCTGGGTTTATTGGTGATGGCGTGGGTTTCTTTGGTTTCGGTGTTGTTGGTTCAGGTGTAGACGGTCTAGTAGGTTCAGGAGTAGATGCATTCGTTGGTTCTGGTGTAGATGGCTTGGTTGGTTCGGGTGTAGACTGTCTTGTTGGTTCTGGTGTTGATGGTCTGGTAGGTTCAGGTGTAGATGAATTGGTTGGTTCAGGTGTAGATGATTTAGTTGGTTCTGGTGTTGATGGTTTTGTTGGTTCTGGTGTTGATGGTTTTGTTGGTTCTGGTGTAGATGATCTAGTAGGTTCAGGAGTAGATGCATTGGTTGGTTCAGGTGTAGATGGTTTTGTTGGTTCTGGTGTTGACGGTTTTGTTGGTTCTGGTGTAGATGGTCTAGTCGGTTCAGGAGTAGATGCATTGGTTGGTTCAGGTGTAGATGGTTTTGTTGGTTCTGGTGTTGATGGTTTTGTTGGTTCTGGTGTAGATGGTCTAGTCGGTTCAGGGGTAGATGCATTCATTGGTTCAAGTGTAGATGGTTTGGTTGGTTCTGGTGTTGATGGTCTAGTAGGTTCAGGGGTAGATGCCATCATTGGTACAGGTGTAGATGGTTTGGTTGGTTCTGGTGTTGATGGTTTTGTTGGTTCTGGTGTTGATGGTTTTGTTGGTTCTGGTGTAGATGGTCTAGTAGGTTCAGGGGTAGATGCATTTGTTGGTTCAGGGGTAGATGGTTTTGTTGGTTCTGGTGTTGATGGTTTTTTTGGTTCTGGTGTAGATGGTCTAGTAGGTTCAGGAGTAGATGCATTGGTTAGTTCAGGTGTAGATGGTTTTGTTGGTTCAGGTGTTGATGGTTTAGTTGGTTCTGGTGTTGATGGTTTAGTTGGCTCAGGTGTAGATGGTTTTGTTGGTTCAAGTGTAGATGGTTTAGTTGGTTCAGGTGTTGATGATTTTGTTGGTTCTGGTGTAGATTGTCTGGTAGGTTCGGGAGTAGATGCATTGGTTGGCTCAGTTGTAGATGGTTTAGTTGGTTCTGGTGTTGATGATATATTTGGTTCTTGCGTTGATGGTTTTGTTGGTTCTGGTGTTGATGGTTTGGTTGGTTCTGGTGTAGATGGTCTAGTAGGTTCAGGAGTAGATGCCTTGGTTGGTTCAGGTGAAGATGGTTTTGTTGGTTCTGGTGTTGATGGTTTAGTAGGTTCAGGAGTAGATACATTGATTGGTTCTGGTGTGGTTTGTTCAGATGTAAATGATTGTGTTTGTTCTGGTGTTGAAGGTTTTTTTGGTTCTAGCGTGGAGGATTGTGTTGGCAACAGTGTCGATAGTTTAGTGGGTTCTGGTGTGGATTGTTTAGAAGGTTCTGGAGTAGTTGATTTAATTGGTACTGGTGTGGTTAGTTTTGTTGGTTCTGGTGTGGATTGTTTGGTAGGTTCTGGAGTAGTTGATTTAGTTGGTACTGGTGTGGTTAGTTTAATTGGTACTGGTGTGGTTAGTTTTGTTGGTTCTGGTGTGGATTGTTTGGTAGGTTCTGGAGTAGTTGATTTAGTTGGTACTTGTGTGGTTAGTTTTGTTGGTTCTGGTGTGGATTGTTTGGTAGGTTCTGGAGTAGTTGATTTAGTTGTTACTGGTGTTGTTAGTTTTGTTGGTTCTGCTGTGGATTGTATTGTAGGTTCTGGAGTAGTTAATTTAGTTGGAACTGGTGTTGTTGGTTTAGTTGGTTCTGGTGTTGATGGTTTTGTAGGTTGTGAAGTTGACAACTTAGTAGGTTCTGGTGTAGTTAGTTTGGTTGGTTCTGGTGTCGATGGCTTAGTTGGTGCTGCCGTTGATGTTTTAGTTATTTCCTGTGTAGATGATTGGGTTTGTTCTGGTGTAGATGGTGTGGTTAACTTAGAAGGCTCTGGTGTAGATAGTTTTGTTGGTACTTGTGTAGATGGTTTGGTTGGTTCTGATGTTTTTTGTTTAGTTATAGGTATTTTTGTTTGTTCACTGGTTAGTTCTGGTGTTGGGGGATTTGTTGGTGGATTTGTTCTCAGTGTTGTTGTTTGAACAGATGACGAAGCTGATGTAGAAGGCTTAGTTGGGATTCTCATAGCGGTAGATAGAGTGATCGATTCAGTTGTTGAAACAGATTTTGTAACAGCTTGAGTGGAAATAGTCGTAGATTGGCTGGTTGGTACTTGTGTTATCATAGTGGTTGCTAACGTTGTTGAAATAACTGGCTGTGGGGTCTTCGGTTGCATTGTAGTTGGTAATTCCGAAACAGTTGAAGTTTGAATGGAGGTAGTCGGTTCTTCGGTTGTTACAACTGTTGTATAACTAGTTGTcttttctaaagaaaaaaaatatatatctttatatacatatttgtgtttagTGTTAATAAACACCGCATATATCATGTCTAAGTTCGTCTTGTGTTATTTCTTAAGCCCTCTCTGTTCAAATTTAAATCACATGAGTGAAATAAACTCATATCTACATTTATTACCAAAAcgatatttaaacattttgcagACAACTCATTTCcattaataattttcttttaccagaaactaatataataataaaaaaaatcgataCTACAATAAATTATGAGCTGAAGCTTTATAGAAACATCAAGCCCTAACCCTGGAGCCTACATTGAATTATAAGTCATGTACAGTTCGTACTAACATAATTTGCTGGAAATAAGATCATCAAAGATACTATAACAAATGTGttcgtcagacgcgcgttttgtcaaCAAAAGATGAAACAGTGACGATTGCTGAAAAGACCAAAGAGAGATTTCGCCATTGAAGATCACCGAGGACCCAAAGTTATAAAGGTTTTTGGCCAAATACATATGTGGTAATTTATTCATGGGTTAAAAAATACtttgaatttgaataaaaataacattctgtaaaaaataaatttgtgatTATGACCATATCCATGATTATTCATGTTTACACAAAAGCTTTGGTTGCTGAGAGGAAATATCGACCAGCAATagataaaaaatgtatacaccagacgcacgtttgGTGTATGACTATTTAAGATTAACTAACATCATTCTGTACCTTCATTCAGGACTGTCattaaagatatttattattAAACTGAAACTCAATGAGCATTATTTTGAGACAGATTAGAAACTCAAAAAGCAAACAAATCGCCCACCTTGATGTTATGCTCACAACGGACACTTTGCTATTTGCCAAATTTatccaaatatatatttatatcaaatattcatgTGTAATACATTGATTAATTAAATATTACCAAATATATCCCGTCAACATATTTCAGGTTGATACTATGTGTTCATTATTGAACCATGACTTCTTCGGGGCTAATATTAAATATGTCAACTTGTCGATGTGAATTGGATACTGACTATTAGTGAAATTTTGTTTGAGTCGATCTTTTTCTCATTAATAAACAGTCAACAAGATATAATTATCTCAGTACTTTCTGGTGGTTTTACTATTGACCAGTGGACAAAAGACATTTTAACATGATAATAACGTGCAATCAGTCAGTGTCTAACGTTTTACTTTATAAACAGATCGAAAGTGTCTTTTGATATTCAGTTTACATATGCAAGTGAAAACATAaattagtttcattttttttggtttttctaTATGTCTGTTTCTAGTGCTATAATTTTATTTCGTATCAACAAAGTTATTGTATAAATACGAATTAATGGATGGTCTATACTGTATAGCAATTCACAGTGGCAGATCcaaagggaggggggggggggttccgggggtttgaACTACCcctttttggccgatcaatgcatttgaatgggagcatatagctggaaccccccctttactctgggttgggaacccccctttttaaaatggctggatccgcgcctgattcATGTCGTTAAAAGAGATGCTTTCCTTAAACCTaatcaatattatttgaagcaaaTAAAATAAGCTTTAACTAAACAATGATTTTGACCAATTGATAGAATATGTTTGTTTAATGTAAGTATAATAGTGTAATTACAGTACATGTTTATCGTGTTTGACCTAgtgcttttgccatttgatagggAATATTCCGATTTTAATTTCCCTTGCAGTTcggtattttatatatatatatatatatatatatatatatatcatgtttgaTCCACGAACAGATGTGTATTAAAAGAAAAGGGGTTGTAGGTTAGTTTTCATCTTCGGGTTTAAAACTCGAGGTGATCCAAAGAAAATAGCGAAAACATGCATTGGCGCGAATCCAGATAAATTTGattaaattgataaacatattaTTACCTGACGTATAGTACATTATAAAATATAGCTGCTTGGAATTCTAAATGTCGATGAAATGAATTTATGTGCGTTAAacgattgaaaataaactcatcatagataccaggattggaattttgtatttgcgtcagacgcgcatttcgtctacaaaaaaaactcatcagtgacgctcgaataaagaaaaggttaaaaaggccagATAAAGTATGaagtttgaagagcattgaggaccaaaaattcctaaaagttttgctaaatctgcttaggtaatatattcctgaggtagaaaacccTTAGTATTTCTAAAAGTAAAACAATAGAGACAGTAAGTTTAAGCGTCTCTGGTGTTTCATGGAACATGCGTTTAGTAGTGTTATTATCAATTTGTGTAATAAAGGATTAAAAGCGTCTCTATTGTTTCCTGAAACACAAGCAAAGGAAAGCACCGAATATGAGTATCATATTTTTAGTAAATAAACTAAGCAAAGATACAAGGTTTAAAATTTGCACACCAGACGTGCTTTGTTTACAAAAGATTCGTTAGAGGaactgaaaattaaaagttttttggCATATGAAAACAAATTATCTATTGAACTTATGACAATTTTTTAAATCACAAAACttcttttctttaataaaatcaaatgacaaaatgaaacACAACTGTTTTAATGACTAATGGCATTGTATATAACATGTTTATCAATATAAACGTAATCATTCATATCCATTAGGATACTGGACATATTTCTGTTGTACAAACGGTTGAGTATTATATCTAAAATAGTTTCTTCCACGGGATTATAAATAGACGTTACACTTTGATTTAAATTTCCTTTCAACATTTCTCCATATCCAACTGAAGATTGTATCCATGGCAATACTATATCATACGCTGACCTGTCTCGACTGAAAACTAAGAATTTTGACTGTATCTCATCAAAAGTATCCATGCAGGTTTCCTCTTCCAAATATTTAATAACGTTCCGTCGGACCTCTTGATTAGTAATTCGTACATTTTCATAGTTCTTAGCAGCTTGGATACCATATTTCTGTGCAGATTTTACAACATTACTCAAATACACGGGTTGGAAACGAATATAGGGATCCGCCCAAATAACGGTCTTAAATTCCTCAAGTGAAAGTCCTATCATCAGTGGCTTTAACGCATAATGAATAGTTAGATTTCCGAATTTTTCAAAAGGAAATGGCCTTATTTCACAGAAGGAACATCTGATTGCAAGATAATTAATGTGGTCTTTTGACAATCCAAAATCGTAAATCACTAATCTCTGTATGTCTTGCAAAGGATATATTTTACGTACTACGTTCTTCAAAAATGCTTTCCCCTCGCTAATGTTTTCATCAGACATGGCAGTGATAATAGCTGGTGATGCCGATTTATTCCGTTGTTTTCCATAATCCGGTTTGTGGGCAGATTTGCCAATTTTATGGATGATATACAGGAAACTTTTAACCTCGTTTTGGATCAGTTTTGGTATATGTGTATTGTCCTCTTCGCGCGATTCGTTTTTAGA
This genomic interval carries:
- the LOC143048024 gene encoding uncharacterized protein LOC143048024, coding for MFSIILVLLAAVTLVNGATIGVSDATTKMYASTMPDCSDKLDSCFDFSDGSCVGRYAPWARENCAYRCGYCPGNYPPCQDQITYCKELGSEVCNQKLYAGYVRLNCRETCNKCEIPALTYVPGNDTDVLPTDLVPTKPTGIKPTVILTNETMNETLVEQTTVGTPECGDKRDNCFNYGDEQCLGRYAPWAKDNCAYRCGYCPGHYPPCEDKIDYCQQLGSDACTDNQYAGFVRLNCRKTCDKCTVPALNYVTPNTTAVQTTALVPTKPNETKPPVVQTNETGCRDLKDNCWNYGDEKCLGIYSPWAKANCPYRCGYCPNTPPCVDKLPNCDEYGANVCTDSFYAGWSRMNCRKYCNKCEVPYHANITESTVATTNGMTTQGTGNATMTSPLTTKHITPPTVHTEEPNKLNTTTPAVLPTGDACTDTRDDCANYDDEACNGVFATWAMTNCARRCGYCTNELLCKDFVKCGNLPNNLCTAEEYKCIAETSCRKFCGLCSEKTTSYTTVVTTEEPTTSIQTSTVSELPTTMQPKTPQPVISTTLATTMITQVPTSQSTTISTQAVTKSVSTTESITLSTAMRIPTKPSTSASSSVQTTTLRTNPPTNPPTPELTSEQTKIPITKQKTSEPTKPSTQVPTKLSTPEPSKLTTPSTPEQTQSSTQEITKTSTAAPTKPSTPEPTKLTTPEPTKLSTSQPTKPSTPEPTKPTTPVPTKLTTPEPTIQSTAEPTKLTTPVTTKSTTPEPTKQSTPEPTKLTTQVPTKSTTPEPTKQSTPEPTKLTTPVPIKLTTPVPTKSTTPEPTKQSTPEPTKLTTPVPIKSTTPEPSKQSTPEPTKLSTLLPTQSSTLEPKKPSTPEQTQSFTSEQTTPEPINVSTPEPTKPSTPEPTKPSSPEPTKASTPEPTRPSTPEPTKPSTPEPTKPSTQEPNISSTPEPTKPSTTEPTNASTPEPTRQSTPEPTKSSTPEPTKPSTLEPTKPSTPEPTKPSTPEPTKPSTPEPTKPSTPELTNASTPEPTRPSTPEPKKPSTPEPTKPSTPEPTNASTPEPTRPSTPEPTKPSTPEPTKPSTPEPTKPSTPVPMMASTPEPTRPSTPEPTKPSTLEPMNASTPEPTRPSTPEPTKPSTPEPTKPSTPEPTNASTPEPTRPSTPEPTKPSTPEPTKPSTPEPTNASTPEPTRSSTPEPTKPSTPEPTKPSTPEPTKSSTPEPTNSSTPEPTRPSTPEPTRQSTPEPTKPSTPEPTNASTPEPTRPSTPEPTTPKPKKPTPSPINPDYSKEQPTPSPTLPTLSLSSSGPKVCSTNFVEPVPTCCKVCACPGAQVFGRVINELGEPIPNAEISFSGCECVRYLTDPSGNYEILNICVEGHEMLYEHPGYMASKVLPVPVVPGGKFWKADNILRTKPIVPGLNVTQTVTG
- the LOC143048025 gene encoding uncharacterized protein LOC143048025; its protein translation is MLCLYLSILAIWKGILCIRRRRRSKKDIEIETICEKDAIENDEKPDKKKCSGKHLILGLVQFILITGTMTFFIYMVNERTEKSCGQLEIPDKWKCQFNHFFNTNHEVKVNQHFNCQSVTNKTFEENLNVIHGYASNMSDKITKVLNVRVSHSPFLNLFENKTKNKLELNSKLSKNESREEDNTHIPKLIQNEVKSFLYIIHKIGKSAHKPDYGKQRNKSASPAIITAMSDENISEGKAFLKNVVRKIYPLQDIQRLVIYDFGLSKDHINYLAIRCSFCEIRPFPFEKFGNLTIHYALKPLMIGLSLEEFKTVIWADPYIRFQPVYLSNVVKSAQKYGIQAAKNYENVRITNQEVRRNVIKYLEEETCMDTFDEIQSKFLVFSRDRSAYDIVLPWIQSSVGYGEMLKGNLNQSVTSIYNPVEETILDIILNRLYNRNMSSILMDMNDYVYIDKHVIYNAISH